One window from the genome of Blastopirellula retiformator encodes:
- a CDS encoding glucosamine-6-phosphate deaminase, translated as MNIHIFDDAAHLGVAAARQGASAIRAAIAEKGSANIIVATGASQFETLAALIREPNIDWGCVTGFHLDEYLGISDQHPASFRRYLRERFVDKVPLAAFHYVDGSDSDPQQVCDRLGELIVQQPIDVAFVGIGENGHLAFNDPPADFETDSPYLVVELDKACRKQQAGEGWFATLEDVPTRAISMSCQQILRTKTIICSVPDQRKAIAVRNSVEGPVTPEVPASILQSHAETSLFLDKASASELTASSTL; from the coding sequence ATGAACATTCATATCTTTGATGACGCCGCTCACCTCGGCGTCGCCGCCGCTCGGCAAGGCGCCTCCGCCATTCGCGCCGCCATCGCTGAGAAAGGCTCGGCCAATATCATCGTCGCCACCGGCGCCTCACAATTTGAGACCTTGGCCGCTTTGATCCGTGAGCCCAACATCGACTGGGGCTGCGTCACGGGCTTCCATTTAGATGAATATCTCGGCATCAGCGATCAGCACCCAGCCTCGTTCCGTCGGTATCTACGCGAACGATTTGTCGACAAAGTGCCGCTTGCGGCGTTTCACTACGTGGATGGCTCGGATTCCGACCCGCAGCAGGTCTGCGACCGTCTGGGTGAGTTGATCGTCCAGCAGCCGATCGACGTCGCGTTTGTGGGTATCGGCGAAAATGGACATCTGGCCTTTAACGACCCGCCGGCCGATTTCGAGACCGATTCGCCCTACCTGGTCGTCGAGCTGGACAAAGCTTGCCGAAAACAGCAGGCAGGCGAAGGCTGGTTCGCTACACTAGAGGATGTCCCAACCCGGGCCATTAGCATGTCTTGTCAACAAATCCTCCGCACCAAGACGATTATTTGCAGCGTCCCCGATCAGCGAAAAGCAATCGCGGTCCGCAATTCCGTGGAGGGTCCGGTCACTCCGGAAGTTCCCGCTTCGATCCTACAAAGCCATGCCGAGACTTCCCTATTTCTGGACAAAGCCTCCGCATCGGAATTGACCGCCTCCTCGACCCTCTAG
- a CDS encoding N-acetylglucosamine-6-phosphate deacetylase, which produces MPETSFFDLQINGYFGVDFNQDDISAEDLHNACAALARDGVGGVLATIITDDLPRMAARLSRIAHLRLTDPLISRMIVGFHIEGPFISTTAGYVGAHPVAHARETDWNEMSPLLDAADGLTRIVTLAPEQDPQQQVTRRLADQGIVVSAGHTNASLDQLDAAIDAGLSMFTHLGNGCPRLMDRHDNIIQRALSRTDQLYVGLIADGAHVPFFALKNYLQLIGLDRAFIVSDAIAAAGCGPGLYPLGDRKVTVGEDGVPRAEDDSHLVGSATPMQRMAENLQHEVGLTKAEIDRLTRSNPRRIIGAASVAPTPYATKSVAKNGAHPATAP; this is translated from the coding sequence ATGCCTGAAACATCCTTCTTCGACCTGCAAATCAACGGCTATTTCGGCGTCGACTTCAACCAAGACGATATCTCGGCGGAAGATTTACATAACGCCTGTGCAGCGCTGGCTCGCGATGGCGTGGGCGGCGTGTTGGCGACGATCATTACGGACGACTTGCCGCGGATGGCGGCGCGATTGTCGCGGATCGCGCATCTGCGACTCACCGATCCGCTGATCAGTCGCATGATCGTCGGCTTTCATATTGAGGGCCCGTTCATCAGCACCACGGCCGGCTATGTCGGCGCCCATCCAGTCGCTCATGCCAGGGAGACCGATTGGAACGAAATGTCGCCGCTGCTCGACGCGGCCGACGGCTTGACCCGCATCGTGACGCTGGCGCCTGAACAAGATCCTCAGCAACAGGTCACGCGCCGGTTGGCCGACCAGGGAATCGTCGTTTCGGCCGGTCACACCAACGCTTCGCTGGATCAACTCGACGCGGCGATTGACGCAGGCCTGTCGATGTTCACGCATCTGGGCAACGGCTGTCCGCGACTGATGGATCGACATGACAACATCATTCAGCGAGCGCTCAGCCGCACCGACCAGCTTTATGTTGGCCTAATCGCTGACGGAGCGCACGTCCCCTTCTTCGCACTGAAAAATTACCTGCAGTTGATCGGCCTGGATCGTGCATTCATCGTTTCCGATGCGATCGCTGCGGCTGGTTGCGGTCCAGGCTTGTATCCGCTCGGAGACCGGAAAGTGACGGTGGGCGAAGATGGCGTGCCGCGGGCCGAAGACGACAGTCATCTGGTTGGGTCGGCGACGCCGATGCAGCGGATGGCGGAGAACTTGCAGCATGAAGTCGGGTTGACGAAGGCCGAGATCGATCGCCTTACCCGCAGTAATCCCCGTCGCATCATCGGCGCCGCGAGCGTTGCGCCAACTCCTTATGCGACCAAGAGCGTCGCCAAGAATGGCGCTCACCCCGCGACGGCGCCGTAG
- a CDS encoding LacI family DNA-binding transcriptional regulator, with the protein MVWRRLAGLGKSKCMAEEERKVRLVDIANRAGVSRAAVGHILNNSGLDSVRVSEATRKKVLKIAEELDYRPNRAAQRLRGMPTKIIGVVLDTVNRAVFSARLSAIEAEAHARGYRLMIGQAHHDTDEIKTYLDDFADHGMDAILCMFDVMQDFRPKLKKVFRDRNNIILHSSPILKTQPCVRVETSSAIEQLVDHLADRGRKRVAIQLWSPTDQLMSIRADAWKENVKRRKLATSESLIWTNPEATQEPSRDAIDDCIQKLVVKNKADAIIASNDEWAVRIMQGLHRHGYSVPEDLAVTGYDNLDIADVIEPGLTTIDQCHAAYAKAALDLVEESLQGDIPPSKRLRVIRPELVVREST; encoded by the coding sequence GTGGTCTGGCGCCGCCTGGCCGGCCTTGGCAAGTCGAAGTGCATGGCCGAAGAAGAACGAAAAGTTCGCCTGGTAGATATCGCCAATAGGGCAGGCGTCTCGCGCGCTGCGGTTGGCCATATTCTGAACAACTCTGGACTCGACAGCGTTCGCGTGTCGGAAGCGACGCGCAAAAAAGTGCTGAAGATCGCCGAAGAGCTTGATTATCGGCCCAACCGCGCCGCCCAGCGCTTGCGCGGAATGCCGACCAAGATCATTGGCGTTGTGCTCGACACGGTAAACCGGGCGGTTTTCTCGGCGCGACTTTCGGCCATCGAGGCCGAAGCGCACGCACGCGGTTACCGCCTGATGATCGGTCAGGCCCATCACGATACCGACGAAATCAAGACGTATCTCGACGACTTCGCCGATCATGGGATGGACGCGATCCTCTGCATGTTTGACGTGATGCAAGACTTTCGGCCGAAGCTGAAAAAGGTCTTCCGCGATCGGAACAACATCATTCTCCACTCGTCGCCGATCTTAAAAACGCAACCTTGCGTGCGAGTCGAGACGTCGTCGGCGATCGAGCAGCTGGTGGATCACTTGGCTGATCGTGGTCGCAAGCGAGTCGCGATTCAGCTATGGTCCCCCACCGATCAACTGATGTCGATTCGCGCCGACGCCTGGAAAGAGAACGTCAAACGCCGCAAGTTGGCGACCAGCGAGTCGCTGATTTGGACCAACCCCGAAGCGACGCAAGAGCCATCTCGCGACGCGATCGACGATTGTATTCAGAAGTTAGTCGTCAAGAACAAGGCCGACGCCATCATCGCGTCCAACGATGAGTGGGCCGTCCGCATCATGCAAGGGCTGCACCGGCATGGCTATTCGGTGCCGGAAGATCTGGCGGTGACCGGCTACGACAATCTGGACATCGCCGACGTGATCGAGCCGGGCTTAACGACAATCGACCAATGTCACGCCGCCTATGCCAAAGCGGCGCTCGATCTGGTTGAAGAGTCGCTTCAGGGAGATATTCCGCCGTCCAAACGCCTACGAGTCATCCGCCCGGAACTGGTTGTCCGCGAGTCGACTTAG
- a CDS encoding Gfo/Idh/MocA family oxidoreductase: protein MVSVSRRHFLAAASAASFTSMTSLGRAAEANDEIRVVVIGVNSIGSTHLNGFPKIPGVKVVGACDADSAVLGKRAGEFDKKFGYKLKTYEDLRRVFDDADVDAVVVGMPNHWHGLATVWGCQAGKDVYTEKPCSHNIWEAGQMAKAADKYDRIVQVGIQRRSFTHLRDFFSEVQQGALGKVKNVKGLYLSRRESIGNPTSPPKPLATVNHNLWCGPGSTKLERAKYHYDWHWFWEYGNAELGNNGPHILDLCRWAIGAEEFPTAVSSVGGRYVWHDNGQTPNTHLLRYEYAKAPITFEIRDLPTATGKRDTCDYMGLSYGIVIEGTEGTYLGFDTGKVLDPDGKVVREITGNTGTDGGRQLHRENFVKAVRSRQTSDLNCPVATGHLSTALCHLGNISHRTGQAVSLASLPERIQDQPLMTDAATRMTDHLAANGVDVATAAVELGRTLMIDPKTETFPGDEAANRLLRREYRAPFVVPEQV, encoded by the coding sequence ATGGTTTCGGTCAGTCGCCGTCATTTTCTCGCCGCCGCTTCGGCCGCTTCTTTTACTTCGATGACGTCGCTTGGTCGGGCGGCGGAAGCGAATGATGAAATTCGCGTCGTCGTGATCGGCGTCAACAGCATCGGTAGCACCCACTTGAACGGGTTCCCCAAGATCCCCGGCGTCAAGGTCGTGGGGGCGTGTGACGCCGACAGCGCGGTGCTGGGAAAACGGGCGGGCGAGTTTGACAAGAAGTTCGGCTACAAGCTGAAGACGTACGAAGATCTCCGCCGCGTCTTTGACGATGCGGACGTGGACGCGGTGGTCGTTGGTATGCCTAATCATTGGCATGGTTTGGCGACCGTCTGGGGCTGCCAGGCCGGCAAAGACGTTTACACCGAGAAGCCCTGCTCGCACAACATCTGGGAAGCGGGCCAAATGGCCAAGGCGGCCGACAAGTACGATCGCATCGTGCAGGTCGGTATCCAGCGCCGCAGTTTCACCCACCTGCGCGACTTCTTCTCCGAAGTCCAGCAAGGCGCTCTCGGGAAGGTTAAAAATGTGAAGGGACTCTACCTGAGCCGTCGCGAATCGATCGGCAATCCGACTTCACCACCGAAGCCGCTCGCCACGGTGAATCACAATCTATGGTGCGGACCAGGCTCGACCAAGCTGGAACGCGCGAAGTACCACTACGATTGGCACTGGTTCTGGGAATATGGCAACGCCGAACTGGGCAACAATGGTCCGCACATTCTCGATCTCTGCCGCTGGGCCATTGGCGCCGAAGAATTTCCGACCGCCGTCTCCAGCGTCGGGGGACGCTACGTGTGGCACGACAATGGTCAGACTCCCAACACGCACTTGTTGCGTTACGAGTACGCCAAGGCGCCAATCACCTTTGAGATCCGCGACCTGCCGACCGCAACCGGCAAACGAGACACTTGCGACTATATGGGGCTAAGTTACGGGATCGTGATCGAAGGAACCGAAGGGACCTACCTCGGGTTCGACACCGGCAAGGTCCTGGATCCGGACGGGAAGGTGGTTCGCGAGATCACCGGCAATACCGGCACGGACGGCGGGCGTCAACTCCACCGCGAAAACTTCGTCAAAGCGGTCCGCTCTCGCCAGACGAGCGATCTGAATTGCCCGGTCGCGACGGGGCATCTCTCGACGGCGCTTTGTCATTTGGGGAATATCTCGCATCGGACCGGTCAGGCCGTTTCGCTGGCTTCGCTGCCAGAGCGGATCCAGGATCAGCCGCTGATGACCGACGCCGCCACCCGAATGACCGATCACCTGGCTGCCAACGGCGTCGATGTGGCGACGGCCGCCGTCGAGTTGGGTCGGACTTTAATGATTGATCCGAAAACCGAAACCTTTCCGGGGGACGAGGCGGCCAATCGCTTGCTCCGCCGCGAGTACCGGGCGCCGTTCGTTGTGCCGGAACAGGTCTAG
- a CDS encoding Gfo/Idh/MocA family protein, translating to MNRLLSAVIAVALSASLGFVAHAEETIRIGLIGLDSSHAIAFSKAINAEKPSPDLAGAKIVAAFPGGSPDLSASADRIEGFTKQILEMGIEIVPSIDVLLKKVDAVVINSVDGRVHLEQVKPVFEAGLPVFVDKPMTASLSDAKELVALSKKSGTPFFSCSCLRYCDDVVALQKENADGAIQGCVAFSPAKTDPTHPDLYWYGIHGVETLFTVMGPGCVSVQRTKVDGADIVTGVWKDGRIGTFRGIREGAFGYGVMAFGGKQNKYVPIRVSYNPMLAEVVKFFQTKKPPIAPEETLEILAFMTAADASRDAGGKSVTLKSVMDVN from the coding sequence ATGAACAGACTCCTTTCCGCCGTCATCGCCGTGGCGCTCTCCGCATCGCTGGGCTTCGTCGCTCACGCTGAAGAGACGATCCGCATTGGTCTGATCGGTCTCGATAGCTCGCATGCGATCGCTTTCTCGAAGGCGATCAACGCCGAAAAGCCGAGTCCTGACCTGGCCGGCGCCAAGATCGTCGCCGCTTTCCCGGGCGGAAGTCCCGACTTGTCGGCCAGCGCTGATCGGATCGAAGGTTTTACGAAGCAGATCTTGGAGATGGGGATCGAAATCGTTCCCTCGATTGACGTTCTGCTGAAGAAGGTCGACGCGGTAGTGATCAACAGCGTCGATGGTCGCGTCCACCTAGAGCAGGTGAAGCCGGTGTTTGAGGCCGGCCTGCCGGTCTTCGTCGACAAGCCGATGACTGCCTCGCTGTCTGATGCGAAAGAACTGGTTGCGTTATCGAAGAAGAGCGGCACGCCGTTTTTCTCTTGTTCCTGCTTGCGCTACTGCGATGACGTGGTAGCGTTGCAAAAAGAGAACGCGGATGGCGCCATCCAGGGCTGCGTCGCCTTTAGCCCCGCCAAGACCGATCCGACCCACCCCGACCTTTACTGGTACGGCATTCACGGGGTGGAGACTCTCTTTACCGTCATGGGCCCGGGCTGCGTTAGCGTCCAGCGGACCAAGGTCGACGGCGCCGACATCGTGACCGGCGTCTGGAAAGATGGCCGTATCGGAACGTTCCGCGGCATTCGTGAGGGCGCCTTCGGGTACGGCGTGATGGCGTTTGGGGGTAAGCAAAACAAATACGTGCCGATCCGCGTATCGTATAATCCAATGTTGGCGGAAGTCGTCAAGTTTTTTCAGACCAAAAAGCCGCCGATCGCGCCGGAAGAAACGCTCGAAATCCTCGCCTTTATGACGGCTGCCGACGCCAGCCGCGACGCCGGCGGCAAGAGCGTGACGCTGAAGAGCGTTATGGACGTGAACTAA
- a CDS encoding acetylxylan esterase: MNALLHPNLARCGLAILLPLMLSQLSVAAEPAWLEKAITPPPGITMGDSQTLQAANGVEIRTLDQWKPKRAAIDAEWRQFLGAYRYPELPLEIETLETERFDHYTRTLIRYQAEPGRRVRAYLLKPHDPSSQKLPAIVAFHGTNAKTFQKLVGLDARRSGISVCDWWSKGSSSSAPRTICGKRSRTWRRLPPHYSRIPTAKESR; encoded by the coding sequence ATGAACGCTCTCTTGCATCCCAACCTGGCCAGATGCGGTTTGGCGATTTTGCTGCCGCTTATGTTGTCGCAACTTTCCGTCGCGGCCGAGCCGGCCTGGCTAGAAAAGGCCATAACGCCGCCCCCCGGCATCACGATGGGCGATAGCCAGACGCTGCAAGCCGCCAACGGCGTAGAGATCCGCACGCTCGACCAATGGAAACCCAAGCGAGCCGCAATCGACGCCGAGTGGCGCCAATTCCTGGGCGCCTATCGCTATCCCGAACTCCCCTTGGAGATCGAAACGCTCGAAACCGAACGATTCGACCACTACACGCGCACGCTGATCCGCTACCAAGCCGAGCCAGGACGTCGAGTCCGCGCCTACCTTCTAAAACCGCATGACCCGTCAAGCCAAAAGCTGCCGGCGATTGTGGCGTTTCATGGAACCAACGCCAAGACGTTTCAAAAGCTGGTCGGCCTCGATGCCCGCCGGAGCGGCATCTCGGTTTGCGACTGGTGGAGCAAGGGTTCGTCGTCCTCTGCCCCGAGAACTATCTGTGGGAAAAGAAGTCGTACCTGGCGTCGACTGCCGCCGCATTACAGCCGCATCCCAACAGCAAAGGAATCGCGGTGA
- a CDS encoding alpha/beta hydrolase family protein has protein sequence MEQGFVVLCPENYLWEKKSYLASTAAALQPHPNSKGIAVMLADEMRAVDVLFAQEDVDPKRIGAYGHSLGAKEALYLTAFDNRVCAAVASEGGIGMDSTNWEAPWYLGPIVKSEGFTRRHDDLIALIAPRPFLALGGETGRGCADGVRSWPELLVGQRVAALYEQPLRIGLWNHGEGHHLSADSGKRIVEWLNAYVAEK, from the coding sequence GTGGAGCAAGGGTTCGTCGTCCTCTGCCCCGAGAACTATCTGTGGGAAAAGAAGTCGTACCTGGCGTCGACTGCCGCCGCATTACAGCCGCATCCCAACAGCAAAGGAATCGCGGTGATGCTGGCCGATGAAATGCGGGCCGTTGACGTGCTGTTCGCGCAAGAGGATGTCGATCCTAAGCGGATCGGCGCGTATGGACATTCGCTTGGCGCGAAAGAGGCGCTGTATCTCACCGCGTTTGACAATCGGGTTTGCGCGGCCGTCGCCAGCGAAGGGGGCATCGGAATGGACTCGACCAATTGGGAGGCTCCCTGGTATTTGGGCCCGATCGTAAAGTCGGAAGGGTTCACCCGACGCCATGACGATCTAATCGCCCTGATCGCCCCGCGGCCGTTTCTGGCGCTAGGCGGAGAAACGGGCCGCGGCTGTGCCGACGGCGTGCGTAGCTGGCCAGAACTGCTGGTCGGCCAACGTGTTGCGGCACTCTATGAGCAACCGCTCCGGATTGGACTCTGGAACCATGGTGAAGGTCACCATCTTTCGGCCGATTCCGGCAAACGCATTGTTGAGTGGCTGAACGCCTATGTTGCAGAAAAATAG
- the treZ gene encoding malto-oligosyltrehalose trehalohydrolase, with protein MNQNMAGRTYSFGANVRETGVDFAVWAPQRNQIELALVNEQGEPSRFFSLSRREDGFFVASIDNVQPGALYMYRLDGAGQLYPDPASRFQPFGVHGPSQVVDATTYAWQDPGWEGMPLEGQVLYELHLGTFTAEGTWAAAKEKLPYLKNIGVTAVEIMPVADFQGDFGWGYDGVYWYAPCRLYGSPDDFRDFVDAAHSIGMGVMLDVVYNHFGPTGNYWGAYSPYFPSVKHATDWGDAINYDGDHCEPIRRFVIENAAYWIREFHLDGLRLDATQTIFDDSSPHVLAETTTAAREAAGERPIIVVAENDAQEICHVHPPEANGYGMDGIWNDDFHHACRVAATGHCEFYYADFNGTPQELVSAMRWGYLYQGQWNRRNQEKRGSAALGTPRKRFVHFLQNHDQVSNSASAMRTHALTSPGRFRALTALLLLGPQTPMLFMGQEFAASSPFYFFADHEVGIDQQAREGRMEFMRCFPRAAGYFNSHLPNDPIGRGAFERSKLNWDEVDRNSQVVALHRDLLHLRKNDATISQQDDLTLEGAVIGDEAFLLRWITPSGEDRLLLVNLGRDLPWNPVAEPLVAAPHGATWSLLWSSEEPRYGGSGTALLDTQNWLIPGHTAVLLRPIDR; from the coding sequence ATGAATCAAAACATGGCAGGGAGAACCTACAGCTTCGGAGCGAATGTTCGCGAAACCGGCGTCGATTTTGCGGTCTGGGCGCCGCAGCGGAATCAAATCGAACTGGCCCTGGTCAATGAGCAGGGCGAGCCGAGCCGCTTTTTTTCGCTCTCCCGCCGCGAGGATGGTTTCTTTGTCGCCAGCATTGATAATGTGCAGCCGGGCGCGTTGTACATGTATCGCTTGGATGGGGCAGGGCAGCTTTATCCCGACCCGGCGTCGCGGTTTCAGCCGTTTGGCGTTCATGGGCCTTCGCAAGTCGTCGATGCGACGACCTACGCGTGGCAGGACCCTGGCTGGGAAGGCATGCCGCTCGAAGGGCAGGTGTTGTACGAATTGCACCTGGGGACGTTTACGGCCGAAGGGACCTGGGCCGCGGCGAAAGAGAAGTTGCCGTATCTCAAAAACATCGGCGTTACCGCGGTCGAAATCATGCCAGTCGCCGATTTTCAAGGCGATTTTGGCTGGGGTTATGACGGCGTTTACTGGTACGCGCCGTGTCGGCTGTATGGTTCGCCCGACGATTTTCGCGACTTCGTCGATGCGGCGCACTCAATCGGCATGGGGGTGATGCTCGACGTTGTTTACAACCACTTTGGCCCGACCGGCAACTACTGGGGCGCCTATTCGCCCTACTTTCCATCGGTCAAGCATGCGACTGACTGGGGCGATGCGATCAACTACGACGGCGACCACTGCGAACCAATTCGGCGGTTCGTTATCGAAAACGCCGCCTATTGGATTCGGGAGTTCCATCTCGACGGGCTCCGGCTCGACGCGACGCAGACGATCTTCGACGATTCGAGTCCCCATGTTTTGGCCGAGACGACCACCGCGGCGAGAGAAGCGGCCGGCGAACGGCCCATTATCGTCGTCGCCGAGAACGACGCTCAAGAGATCTGTCACGTTCATCCGCCCGAGGCGAACGGCTATGGCATGGACGGCATTTGGAACGATGACTTTCATCATGCGTGTCGCGTCGCCGCAACGGGACACTGCGAGTTCTACTACGCTGATTTCAATGGAACGCCGCAAGAGCTGGTCTCGGCGATGCGGTGGGGTTATCTCTATCAAGGGCAATGGAATCGCCGCAATCAAGAGAAGCGGGGATCGGCGGCGCTCGGCACGCCTCGCAAGCGGTTTGTCCACTTCCTGCAGAATCATGACCAGGTTTCGAACTCGGCCAGCGCCATGCGGACGCACGCGCTTACCTCGCCGGGAAGGTTCCGGGCGTTGACCGCGCTGCTGTTGTTGGGACCCCAGACGCCGATGCTCTTCATGGGTCAGGAGTTCGCCGCGTCGAGTCCGTTCTACTTTTTCGCCGATCATGAAGTGGGAATTGATCAACAGGCGCGAGAGGGACGGATGGAGTTCATGCGCTGTTTTCCGCGAGCGGCCGGCTACTTCAATTCGCACTTGCCCAACGACCCAATTGGCCGAGGAGCTTTCGAACGATCGAAGCTGAACTGGGACGAAGTCGACCGCAATTCGCAAGTCGTAGCGCTCCATCGCGATCTACTTCACCTGCGGAAGAACGACGCAACGATCTCGCAGCAAGACGACTTGACGCTCGAGGGCGCCGTGATTGGAGACGAGGCGTTTCTGCTTCGCTGGATCACTCCCAGCGGCGAAGATCGATTGTTGCTAGTAAATCTGGGCCGCGACTTGCCATGGAATCCGGTCGCCGAGCCATTGGTCGCAGCGCCGCATGGCGCAACATGGTCGCTGCTGTGGTCGAGCGAAGAGCCGCGCTACGGCGGGTCTGGAACAGCGCTGCTGGATACGCAGAACTGGCTGATCCCTGGTCACACGGCGGTCTTGCTGCGCCCGATAGATCGATAA
- a CDS encoding DUF1559 domain-containing protein: protein MTSLPFSSSSRRGGFTLVELLVVIAIIGVLIGLLLPAVQQAREAARRMQCSNNLKQLALAAHNYESTFKAFPYPAEDSNYGYSAQAKILPFIEQGNFQDRIDFSQPLMEGVSYLKTLNPIYNDLVGTKIEVLLCPSDPGDPLYVDDDITWAGGNYMMNAGPGVDTQYCSTADTGGLFWRGSVIRFRDITDGTSNTILMAETLLGNRIDSTDLVDAQTQMRSTSGGGSPCSVSAADLDARSVSSYYGRRAGQWLRNLTYHSFINGYFPPNSASPDILFHGDGVMGARSQHPGGAMVSLADGSVRFVGETVDLSTWRNLFARNDGQVPGEY from the coding sequence ATGACCTCCCTCCCCTTTTCGTCTTCGTCGCGACGCGGCGGCTTCACGCTGGTCGAGCTATTGGTGGTGATCGCCATCATCGGCGTTTTGATCGGCTTGCTGTTGCCGGCCGTACAGCAGGCTCGCGAAGCGGCTCGCCGGATGCAGTGCAGCAACAACCTGAAGCAGCTAGCGCTCGCGGCCCACAACTACGAGTCGACCTTCAAAGCTTTCCCCTACCCGGCCGAAGATTCGAACTACGGCTACTCGGCCCAGGCGAAGATCCTGCCCTTTATCGAACAAGGAAATTTCCAGGACCGAATCGACTTCTCGCAGCCGCTGATGGAAGGGGTCAGCTACCTGAAGACCCTCAATCCGATCTACAACGATCTAGTCGGGACCAAAATCGAAGTCCTGCTCTGCCCCAGCGATCCCGGAGATCCGCTCTATGTTGACGACGACATCACCTGGGCAGGCGGCAACTACATGATGAACGCCGGGCCGGGCGTCGACACCCAGTACTGCAGCACCGCTGACACCGGCGGGCTCTTTTGGCGCGGCAGCGTGATTCGTTTTCGGGACATCACCGATGGCACAAGCAATACGATCCTGATGGCGGAAACGCTGCTTGGCAATCGCATCGACTCGACCGATCTGGTCGACGCACAAACGCAGATGCGCTCGACCAGTGGCGGGGGTTCTCCCTGCTCGGTCTCGGCCGCCGATCTCGACGCTCGTTCGGTCTCTAGCTACTACGGCCGCCGCGCCGGGCAGTGGCTGCGCAATCTGACTTACCATTCGTTCATCAACGGCTATTTTCCGCCCAACTCGGCGTCGCCTGACATTCTGTTCCACGGCGATGGGGTGATGGGCGCCCGCAGCCAACATCCCGGCGGCGCCATGGTCAGCCTGGCCGACGGCAGCGTTCGATTTGTTGGCGAGACAGTCGACCTATCGACGTGGCGAAATCTGTTTGCCCGCAACGACGGCCAGGTACCTGGCGAATACTAG